Genomic window (Gammaproteobacteria bacterium):
GGTACGCCGGAGTTCAGTCCATGACTGCCGGCTCGACCATCCGGGACGGGTGGATATACTCGATCTACGGCCTCGGAGGCGACCGCTGTGTGTACGAGTTCAGCTACCGAGACTTCTCCACCGCCTACTACTACGGGTCGTCGACGGCGTATGGCGACTGCTACACAGTGGGGGTGAGCCTCTATGGCGACAGCCAGGTCGCTTGGCCCTTCTATGGATACTGCTCGTGGACCATATGGTTTCTCGGCTTCTCTGGGAATCTCCCAACGAGAGCGTACGAGACGGGGACGTGGCCTAACCCCAACGTTGGAGAAGGTGATGGAGCATGCTCCAATCACGTTGGCTACGATGGCGACGGGTTCCAGATCGCTCCGTGGGATGGGCTCAACGCCGCGTCGCCATGAGTCGTAGGCCGCTGCTTTATCGCGTCGTGCATCCTCACTCCTGCGCGTAGTGACAGTGCTGGCCCCCTCAGCCTCCGAGGCATCGACCCGTCTCGGAGGCGGCCAGGTAGCAGAATTCACTGACCTGGCTGTTCAGCACGTGCGGAGTGGTGCGCGTACACACCATTGCGTAGGGTTCTTGCACCCACTTGGATCGAACCGAATTGACCGTGTCGAGAATGGCTCCTCTGTCATTGTGGTCGACTTAGAGGTTCTGGGCGGCCGATCCGGTCCGGTGGGGCCCTATCGAGAAGCCAACACCCGGCGAAGGTGGGTTCTTGTTAGGTGAGCGGCGTGATACGGCCCCATGTGGCACTGGCGATCCTGCCAAGAAACCGCCTACTCCTGGCCCGGACCGCTGGTGGGGCGCCGGATGAACCGCCACGGACGGCGAACAACGGTGAGACCCTCAGAGAATGAGAATGAAGGTGTCTACAACCTGCGGGGCGGACCGAGCATGCATCCGTTGGGAGAGGGAAGTGCAAGCGGAGAGCCACAGTGCCTCCGCCTGCCATTCGGACACCGTTGATAGTATCTGATTGGAGGTGTGGTTCATGAGTTCAGCCCGTTCTCTGGTCTCCGTCGTGGCCGTCGTGATGATCGGCATTGCCATCGTTGCTGCCGGCTGCGGTGCGAACCTGTCCGGCGAAGGCACTACGGCGGTCACCGTCGACATGACCGACGAGGCCCTGCGCCCGGTGTACCTGACGTGGATCAACATGCTTGGTCTCAACCAGGCAGACCCCGCCATTTGGAGAATCCGTCTCAGCGAAGCATGCACCCTGGGTGTCTGGAACAAGACGGTGGCCGTCGACCTCGCCACCAGATACATCGCCGAAGACGCTTCCGTTTCTGCCCGTATACCTGAGCTGGGGCCAGCACCGGTCGAAGACGCAGCCGACGCCTTGTGGCTCATGGCCCTCCAGGTCTGCAGAGACAGGTTCCCAGCCGGGACAACAATGGACGACCTACCATTTCCCAGTAAGAGTCCTAACAGATAGGGTCCGAGGTCTGGGCTCGGGACTGAGCGGCTTCCTGGATGCCCAACTCACACCGGTACGGTTCATTGGGTGTGCGGTTCGTCAACGAACTGGTCTGGCAGCAGATCTTTGCGGCCAGCGAGTTCGGGGATGCCGAAGCACGAGTGCCCATGAGAGAAGTGCTACTACAGCTGGCGTAGCAGCCACCCCGGCTGGTCGCGCTCAACCACGATCTGAAGCCTGTGATGGGGGCTCACGAACCCCGCAGCGTTGACCTCGTCAGGTACGTTTGCGCTACTCGCAGCCATGGACGCCTCCCGGGGTGGTGCTTCGGTGTGTGAATCGCCGACTTTGTGTGGGGACGGTCGTAGCGGTTTCGGCTCGTTGTGTCCGGTGGGTCGTCGGCTGTGTTGGCTCGTGAATCGCCTGCCGCCTTCGCGTTGGCTCTCCCAGGGTGTGCCTCCCGGCCGGCGATCGGCTGCGGTCTCGCTCAACAGAAGCGTGACACCGTTGTGGTTCGATCCATCAACGCCTCGTGGCGCACCGGCGAGTTCGCAATGATCAGCACGGCGGGTCCGAAGAAGAACCGCATTGGCGCAGCCCATCTTCCTTCCAACGCGGCCCGTCGGCATCTGGCAGCGAGGTCAGCGGCGGTGGTGTAGCAGACCCGGTAGCCGGCGTCGACTACAGCGTGTCCGAGGGCGATCGCGAGCATGGTCTTGCCGACGCCGGGCGGCCCGATAAACAGGACGTTGGCGGCGTCGGCGAGGAAACCACAGGTCGCTAGTTCGCGATCATCGCTTCGTCGGCTGTGGGCTGAGCGGTGAAGTCGAAGTCTGCGACGGCCCGGTTCAGCCAGAACGGCAGCACCTCCCTACACACTTGGGCCGCGCCTGGGCCACGGGAGAACCGAAGACGACGCGAAACGACACGAACTGCTGGAAGCCAAAACAGCAATGTTTATGGGGGTATTCGGCGGATCGGCCCACGGCGCATAAACGCCCGGAGGGGACTTCGGATCCCCGTGCTCGCTCAATGTTGGGAGACTTGGACGAGTCGTCTACATCTCGACTTCTAGAGGGCGAGCGTTCGTCTCCGCCTTGGCCAGGGCCTGGGTTGGTGCCGCCAGGGGAGAGGATTGGCATCTTCTTCCGAAAGGTGTCACCCGAAGCACCGCTCGCCGAAGGCGTGTACCTGAGGCTCGATGGTCCCGACTTCCAGCCCGAACTGCCGGTTGAGACGGTGGGAGAGCCAATCGCCAGCCACCGGGAAACCCGGCTGCAGACTGTCCCGTATCCTGTCGTGCGCGAATTCATTCTTCAACATGTGGCTGTTGCGCCTACCGGCCGACCGCACAACAGTGGTCGGTTTGCGATGCTCGGATTGCGCCCCTTCTGTCCGAGGTCGGCATTATCCTGGAATGGTTGGACCGAATGGAGCCGAGATGAGTCATTCCGACGATGACATGATGGTCCCGGATAAGCGGGCAGCCGGGATCGCGGGGATCAGTCGGCAGCGGCTCCGCTATTGGGAGAAGACCGATCTGATCAAGCCCGACATCGAACGGGAGATCAGCTCGCGCAATGTGGTGCGCCTGTACTCGCTGTCGCGCCTTGTTGAGCTGGTTGTTGCGTCGGAGCTGCGGCACCAGGGGGTGTCCCTGCAGCACATCCGACGGATCATCGACTATCTACGGCAACGGGGTTACGCATCCCCTCTACGAGAGGTGCGTTTCGCTCTGTCAGGGGAGAGGGTGCTTTTCCAGCACGGGGACGGAACGTGGGAGGATTCGCGCCGTCCCTTCCAGGGGGTGATGTGGCAGGTGATCGACCTCCAGGCAATCCGCTCCCGGGTTCAGGGACGTCTACGGCGCAGCGCTGCGCACGCTGGTGTGGTCGAGAAGCGCCGCAAGGTTCAGGCATCCAAGCTGGTCTTTCGTGG
Coding sequences:
- a CDS encoding DUF433 domain-containing protein, with translation MSHSDDDMMVPDKRAAGIAGISRQRLRYWEKTDLIKPDIEREISSRNVVRLYSLSRLVELVVASELRHQGVSLQHIRRIIDYLRQRGYASPLREVRFALSGERVLFQHGDGTWEDSRRPFQGVMWQVIDLQAIRSRVQGRLRRSAAHAGVVEKRRKVQASKLVFRGTRVPVEAVRRYLDAGKTTQEILDAFPSLTEDDIQATKASSSSVA